A genomic segment from Synergistaceae bacterium encodes:
- the thiD gene encoding bifunctional hydroxymethylpyrimidine kinase/phosphomethylpyrimidine kinase, whose amino-acid sequence MKTALTIAGSDSSGGAGIQADIKTMTVNGVFAMSAITALTAQNTLGVTGILESSPDFLNKQLDAIFTDIFPDAVKIGMVSSSQLIHVIAESLKKYQARNIVVDPVMVATSGAKLINDNAIKTLADELLPLAAIITPNIPEAEILSGMKINNESDMIQAAEKINDSFGCAVLLKGGHAINDANDLLCTGKGLYKWYYGKRINTTNTHGTGCTLSSAIAANLAKNFTLDESVRLAKNYISGALGAMLNLGKGCGPMNHAFNISNRFAHKYGTAFTVRNNYKNLLERLRDSVSDFWPEYNNHPFVKGLETGNLPPEKFKHYIIQDYMYLNEYSKVFALGVAKAKSLETMQLFSNVIQAIANVELDIHKGYMGKLGVTQEEIDSTPRTIENLSYTSYMLRVAYEEGEPEILAAILSCALSYEDIAKTIVKNNPDSVNHALYGNWIKCYLGEEYCATNKILINAIEKAAKDYNEQQLNHLAEIFRNCSLYEMGFWDMGDAYK is encoded by the coding sequence ATGAAGACAGCTTTAACAATCGCAGGCAGTGACTCATCAGGAGGAGCAGGAATCCAAGCTGATATTAAAACTATGACAGTGAACGGCGTTTTTGCAATGAGCGCAATTACTGCATTAACGGCGCAAAATACTTTAGGCGTTACAGGGATTCTCGAATCTTCGCCGGATTTCTTGAATAAGCAGTTAGACGCAATTTTTACGGACATTTTTCCGGACGCAGTGAAAATCGGCATGGTCTCAAGTTCGCAATTAATTCACGTTATCGCCGAGTCTCTGAAGAAATATCAAGCGCGCAATATCGTCGTAGATCCCGTCATGGTAGCAACAAGCGGCGCAAAATTAATTAATGACAATGCAATAAAGACTCTCGCAGATGAATTACTACCACTAGCAGCAATCATAACGCCTAATATTCCGGAAGCTGAAATTTTGTCGGGCATGAAGATTAATAACGAGTCTGACATGATTCAAGCGGCTGAAAAAATTAATGACTCATTCGGTTGTGCAGTGTTACTCAAGGGCGGACACGCAATTAATGACGCAAATGACTTATTATGCACCGGCAAAGGCTTATATAAATGGTATTACGGCAAAAGAATCAACACGACTAACACTCACGGGACGGGCTGCACACTTTCAAGCGCAATAGCAGCAAACCTCGCAAAAAATTTCACCCTCGATGAATCCGTAAGGCTTGCGAAAAATTATATTTCCGGCGCACTAGGGGCAATGTTGAATCTCGGTAAGGGCTGCGGGCCTATGAATCACGCATTTAATATTTCTAACAGGTTTGCTCATAAGTACGGGACTGCTTTTACTGTCAGGAATAACTATAAAAATTTGCTCGAACGTTTAAGAGATTCAGTCTCTGATTTCTGGCCTGAATATAATAATCATCCGTTTGTGAAGGGACTTGAGACCGGCAATTTACCTCCCGAAAAATTCAAGCACTATATCATTCAGGACTATATGTATTTGAACGAGTATTCAAAAGTTTTCGCGCTCGGTGTCGCAAAGGCAAAATCACTTGAGACTATGCAGTTATTCTCAAATGTTATTCAGGCTATAGCAAATGTAGAACTCGATATTCACAAAGGCTACATGGGCAAATTAGGCGTTACTCAGGAAGAAATTGACTCGACTCCGCGAACAATCGAGAATCTTTCTTATACGTCATATATGCTGCGAGTCGCTTATGAAGAGGGCGAACCGGAAATTTTAGCGGCGATTCTTTCCTGTGCGTTAAGTTATGAGGACATCGCAAAAACTATCGTGAAGAATAACCCTGACTCAGTAAATCATGCTTTATATGGGAACTGGATTAAATGTTATTTAGGTGAAGAATATTGCGCGACTAATAAAATTTTAATCAACGCAATCGAGAAGGCCGCCAAAGATTATAACGAACAGCAATTGAATCACTTGGCCGAAATCTTTAGAAATTGTTCGCTCTATGAAATGGGATTCTGGGACATGGGAGACGCTTATAAATGA
- a CDS encoding HAD family phosphatase: MQPRIYAHYRRNILLDSRIKAIIFDADGVLLDSMHIWQELGARYLESLDIQPEKNLAEILYPMSLEQSSLYLRDKYNLPFTVSEIKSGVLQIIENFYRYEVNLKPGVKKFLESHNIPKVIATSGDRNLLTAALVRNEINNFFAKIFTCSELNTDKHKPKIFMECAKFLNLEPAKIAVFEDSLFALKTAKSAGFIIAGVEDNSNLHKRMEIMKISDYYIQEGYIFHEDSFNNRRQ; encoded by the coding sequence ATGCAGCCAAGAATTTACGCTCATTATCGGAGAAATATTTTGCTTGATTCCCGCATTAAAGCAATAATCTTTGACGCTGACGGGGTATTATTAGACTCTATGCACATTTGGCAGGAGTTAGGCGCAAGATATTTAGAGTCGCTCGACATTCAGCCGGAAAAAAATTTAGCTGAGATTCTTTATCCCATGAGTCTCGAACAAAGCAGCTTATATTTGCGTGATAAATATAATTTGCCGTTTACAGTCAGTGAGATAAAATCAGGTGTCTTGCAGATAATAGAAAATTTTTATCGTTATGAAGTGAATCTCAAGCCGGGAGTCAAAAAATTTCTTGAGTCTCATAATATCCCGAAAGTTATAGCTACATCGGGCGACAGAAATTTATTAACTGCTGCATTAGTTCGTAACGAGATAAATAATTTTTTCGCGAAAATCTTTACTTGCTCGGAGCTCAACACGGACAAGCACAAGCCTAAAATTTTTATGGAGTGTGCAAAATTTTTGAATCTCGAACCGGCAAAAATCGCAGTATTTGAGGATTCTTTATTTGCACTCAAGACGGCCAAGTCAGCAGGTTTTATTATTGCGGGAGTAGAGGACAATTCTAATTTACACAAGCGCATGGAAATAATGAAAATTTCAGATTATTATATTCAGGAGGGCTATATATTTCATGAAGACAGCTTTAACAATCGCAGGCAGTGA
- the thiE gene encoding thiamine phosphate synthase, translating into MKLDRKNLVLYAVTDRYWLNGRKLYDDVKEAILGGATLVQLREKNLSHEEFKREAIEIQALCKDFHIPFIINDDVELAQEINADGIHVGQSDMEAGNVRALIGHDKILGVSVRTPEEAIIAESKGADYLGAGAVFHTGSKSDAVDITHEALTQICSSVKIPVVAIGGITAQNLIELKDSGIAGVAVISAIFAQENIRDAAKNLRSLSEKYFA; encoded by the coding sequence ATGAAGTTAGATAGAAAAAATTTAGTTCTTTATGCCGTTACAGATAGATATTGGCTTAATGGCCGTAAATTGTATGACGACGTGAAAGAAGCGATTTTGGGAGGTGCGACTCTGGTTCAACTGCGCGAAAAAAATTTATCTCATGAAGAATTTAAACGTGAAGCAATAGAGATTCAAGCACTCTGCAAAGATTTTCATATACCGTTTATCATAAATGATGATGTAGAGCTGGCGCAGGAAATCAACGCAGACGGGATTCACGTGGGACAAAGCGATATGGAGGCCGGCAACGTACGCGCTTTAATCGGTCATGACAAAATTTTGGGCGTTTCTGTCAGGACACCCGAAGAAGCAATTATCGCCGAGTCAAAAGGTGCTGACTATCTCGGAGCAGGAGCAGTTTTTCACACGGGGTCAAAATCTGACGCGGTCGACATCACTCACGAGGCATTGACGCAAATTTGTTCGTCCGTAAAAATTCCTGTTGTAGCTATCGGAGGCATAACAGCACAAAATTTAATCGAGCTTAAGGACTCAGGAATCGCCGGTGTTGCAGTGATAAGCGCAATTTTTGCACAGGAAAATATCAGAGATGCAGCCAAGAATTTACGCTCATTATCGGAGAAATATTTTGCTTGA
- the thiM gene encoding hydroxyethylthiazole kinase, translating to MSFGTCLNNVREKSPLIHNITNYVTVNDVANVLLACGGSPIMADEPDDAVEITAICNGLNINIGTLNSRTITSMFKAGIKAFELGHVLLLDPVGAGASSLRTHTAIRLMKEIKFDVIRGNASEIKTLASGSGTTHGVDADKADSVSDSNLDFMINFVKNFADSSKSIIALTGAIDLVADSSKCYVIRNGRAEMGRITGTGCQLSGMMTAFIAANPDNKLEASAAAVSAMGLAGELAFKQGVGNSTYRNNIIDAIYNMTGEELDRGAKYEVR from the coding sequence TTGTCGTTCGGAACTTGTTTAAATAATGTGCGTGAGAAATCACCCCTTATTCATAATATAACGAATTATGTTACTGTAAACGATGTAGCTAATGTATTGCTTGCTTGCGGAGGCAGTCCAATAATGGCCGATGAACCCGATGACGCAGTAGAAATTACAGCCATTTGCAACGGATTAAATATTAATATCGGGACTCTTAATTCACGCACAATTACGAGCATGTTCAAAGCAGGTATTAAAGCATTTGAGCTCGGACACGTTTTATTACTCGATCCCGTCGGAGCAGGTGCAAGCAGCTTGAGAACTCATACAGCTATAAGACTCATGAAGGAAATAAAATTTGATGTCATTCGGGGTAATGCGTCAGAAATTAAGACTCTCGCTTCAGGTTCAGGCACAACTCACGGTGTTGACGCTGACAAGGCCGACTCTGTTAGTGATTCAAATCTTGATTTCATGATTAATTTCGTGAAAAATTTTGCTGACTCGTCAAAATCTATTATCGCATTGACAGGAGCTATTGATTTAGTTGCTGATTCGTCAAAATGTTATGTCATCCGCAACGGGCGCGCAGAAATGGGACGAATCACCGGCACAGGGTGTCAATTATCGGGAATGATGACAGCTTTTATCGCCGCAAATCCTGATAACAAATTAGAAGCCTCAGCCGCCGCCGTTTCTGCAATGGGACTCGCAGGTGAATTAGCATTTAAACAGGGAGTCGGAAATTCTACATATCGCAATAATATTATTGACGCAATTTATAACATGACAGGTGAAGAACTTGACAGAGGCGCAAAATATGAAGTTAGATAG
- a CDS encoding cold-shock protein, whose translation MAQGTVKWFNESKGYGFITADEGKDVFVHYSAIQGEGFKTLNEGQKVSFDIVNGEKGPQAANVVKLS comes from the coding sequence ATGGCACAGGGTACCGTAAAGTGGTTTAACGAGAGCAAAGGCTACGGCTTTATTACTGCTGACGAAGGCAAAGACGTATTTGTTCACTACAGCGCAATTCAGGGAGAGGGATTCAAGACTCTCAACGAGGGACAAAAAGTTTCATTCGACATCGTCAACGGAGAGAAAGGTCCTCAGGCTGCTAACGTTGTGAAGCTGTCTTAA